The DNA window AGGGGGCACTCGGAGAAACACATTCAATCAGGATGGCAAATGCACTCGGTGGTCCACAACAGTAAGCAGGGCCAGGAAGAGGAGCAGCCTAGTCCGCACCAACCCCCACACTGGGGCCCAGGGCCCACAGCAGCCCAGTCTCTACCAACCCCCACACCGGGGCCCGGGGCCCACAGCAGTCCAGTCTGCACCAACCCCCACACTGGGGCCCGGGGCCCACAGCAGCCCAGTCTCCACCAACCACCACACTGGGGCCCGGGGCCAACAGCAGCCCAGTCTGCACCAACCCCCACACTGGGGCCCGGGGCCCACAGCAGCCCAGTCTCCACCAACCACCACACTGGGGCCCGGGGCCAACAGCAGCCCAGTCTGCACCAACCCCCACACTGGGGCCTGGGGACCACAGCAGCCCAGTCCACACCATCCCCCACACTGGGGCCCGGGGACCACAGCAGCCCAGTCCACACCATCCCCCACACTGGGGACCGGGAACCACAGCAGCCCAGTCTCCACCAACCACCACACTGGGGCCCGGGGACCACAGCAGCCCAGTCTCCACCAACCACCACACTGGGGCCCGGGGCCCACAGCAGCCCAGTCTCCACCAACCACCACACTGGGGCCCGGGGCCAACAGCAGCCCAGTCTGCACCAACCCCCACACTGGGGCCCGGGGACCACAGCAGCCCAGTCCACACCATCCCCCACACTGGGGCCCGGGGACCACAGCAGCCCAGTCCGCACCAACCCCCACACTGGGGCCCGGGGCCCACAGCAGTCCAGTCCACACCAAATCCCACACTGGGGCCGGGGACCACAGCAGCCCAGTCTCCACCAACCACCACACTGGGGCCCGGGGACCACAGCAGCCCAGTCTCCACCAACCACCACACTGGAGCCCAGGGACCACAGCAGCCCAGTCCACACCATCCCCCACACTGGGGCCCGGGGACCACAGCAGCCCAGTCTCCACCAACCACCACACTGGGGCCCGGGGACCACAGCAGCCCAGTCCACACCATCCCCCACACTGGGGCCCGGGGACCACAGCAGCCCAGTCTCCACCAACCACCACACTGGGGCCCGGGGACCACAGCAGCCCAGTCTCCACCAACCACCACACTGGGGCCCGGGGCCCACAGCAGCCCAGTCTCCACCAACCACCACACTGGGGCCCGGGGCCAACAGCAGCCCAGTCTGCACCAACCCCCACACTGGGGCCCGGGGACCACAGCAGCCCAGTCCACACCATCCCCCACACTGGGGCCCGGGGACCACAGCAGCCCAGTCTCCACCAAACCCCACACTGGAGCCCAGGGACCACAGCAGCCCAGTCCGCACCAACCCCCACACTGGAGCCCAGGGACCACAGCAGCCC is part of the Narcine bancroftii isolate sNarBan1 unplaced genomic scaffold, sNarBan1.hap1 Scaffold_75, whole genome shotgun sequence genome and encodes:
- the LOC138751139 gene encoding uncharacterized protein; its protein translation is MRGHSEKHIQSGWQMHSVVHNSKQGQEEEQPSPHQPPHWGPGPTAAQSLPTPTPGPGAHSSPVCTNPHTGARGPQQPSLHQPPHWGPGPTAAQSAPTPTLGPGAHSSPVSTNHHTGARGQQQPSLHQPPHWGLGTTAAQSTPSPTLGPGDHSSPVHTIPHTGDREPQQPSLHQPPHWGPGTTAAQSPPTTTLGPGAHSSPVSTNHHTGARGQQQPSLHQPPHWGPGTTAAQSTPSPTLGPGDHSSPVRTNPHTGARGPQQSSPHQIPHWGRGPQQPSLHQPPHWGPGTTAAQSPPTTTLEPRDHSSPVHTIPHTGARGPQQPSLHQPPHWGPGTTAAQSTPSPTLGPGDHSSPVSTNHHTGARGPQQPSLHQPPHWGPGPTAAQSPPTTTLGPGANSSPVCTNPHTGARGPQQPSPHHPPHWGPGTTAAQSPPNPTLEPRDHSSPVRTNPHTGAQGPQQPSPHQPPHWGPGTTAAQSAPSPTLEPRDHSSPVRTNPHTGARGPQPPSPHHPPHWSPGTTAAQSAPTPTLGPGDHSRPVHTIPHTGARGPQQPSPHQPPHWGPGTTAAQSAPTPTLWTGTTAAQSPPTTTLGPGDHSRPVHTIPHTGARGPQQPSPHQPPHWVPGTTAAQSTPSPTLEPRDHSSPVRTNPHTGTGTTAAQSAPTPTLGPRAHSSPVHTIPHTGARGPQQPSPHQPPHWGRGPQQPSPHQPPHWGPGTTATFPAAQSVPTPTLGLKAHNSMTRFNYTTHPRLT